The following are encoded together in the Cerasicoccus sp. TK19100 genome:
- the rpsA gene encoding 30S ribosomal protein S1, with protein sequence MSSLMEELLAESSFANLAPHAIVKGSITEIRANEVIVDIGGKSEGSINANEFMDIGELSIGDEIEVYVEKVEDKEGNPILSFDKAEQKKNWENIVNQCEEGSIVPGRVKAKVKGGLIVNIGVDSFLPASQIDIQPPKNLDQYLHQTYDFKIVKINTERRNIVVSRRELIEEQRLEKRRTLLEEVKPGDVRRGAVKNITDYGAFIDLDGLDGLLHITDMSWGRISHPSEMLKVGEEINVMIIEVDRDRERVSLGLKQTVSNPWDNIEHKYPVNAKVAGKVVNLVPYGAFVELEEGVEGLVHVTELSWTKRINKPSEVLKVGDQIEAVVLGIQKDEQKISLGVRQLEPNPWDMARHNYPAGARVRGKVRNLTNYGAFVELEEGIDGMVHVSDMSWTRKVNHPSEVVKKGDEINAIVLDVDSDNQRISLGMKQLMEDPWDNIEQYFKIGDIVQGKVSKLTGYGAFIELEHGIDGLVHISQIAEDHVEKIKDVLDEGQEVSARVIKIDIEERRVGLSIKAAAYDSDQLAAEVAAFDRIQDSGQMTSLGDILDEATKG encoded by the coding sequence ATGAGTTCATTAATGGAAGAGCTGCTTGCAGAAAGCAGCTTCGCAAACCTCGCTCCCCACGCCATCGTTAAGGGCAGCATCACCGAAATCCGCGCCAACGAAGTTATCGTCGACATCGGCGGCAAGAGCGAAGGCTCGATCAACGCCAACGAGTTCATGGACATCGGTGAATTGTCCATCGGCGACGAGATCGAAGTCTACGTCGAAAAGGTCGAAGACAAGGAAGGCAACCCCATCCTCTCGTTCGACAAGGCCGAGCAAAAGAAGAACTGGGAAAACATCGTCAACCAGTGCGAAGAAGGCTCCATCGTTCCTGGCCGCGTGAAGGCTAAGGTCAAGGGCGGTCTGATCGTCAACATTGGCGTCGACTCCTTCCTGCCGGCATCGCAGATCGACATCCAGCCCCCGAAGAACCTGGATCAATACCTGCACCAAACCTACGACTTTAAGATCGTTAAGATCAACACCGAGCGCCGCAACATCGTCGTTTCGCGTCGCGAGCTGATCGAAGAGCAGCGCCTCGAAAAGCGCCGCACGCTCCTCGAAGAAGTGAAGCCGGGCGACGTCCGCCGTGGCGCCGTCAAGAACATCACCGACTACGGCGCGTTCATCGACCTCGACGGTCTCGACGGCCTCCTCCACATCACCGACATGAGCTGGGGTCGCATCAGCCACCCGAGCGAAATGCTCAAGGTGGGTGAAGAGATCAACGTCATGATCATCGAAGTGGACCGCGACCGCGAGCGTGTTTCCCTCGGCCTCAAGCAGACCGTTTCCAATCCTTGGGACAACATCGAGCACAAGTACCCGGTCAACGCCAAGGTTGCTGGTAAGGTCGTTAACCTCGTCCCTTACGGCGCATTCGTTGAGCTGGAAGAAGGCGTGGAAGGCCTCGTGCACGTCACCGAGCTGTCCTGGACCAAGCGCATCAACAAGCCGAGCGAAGTGCTCAAGGTGGGCGATCAGATCGAAGCCGTTGTTCTGGGCATCCAGAAGGACGAGCAGAAGATCAGCCTCGGCGTCCGCCAGCTCGAGCCGAATCCCTGGGATATGGCTCGCCACAACTACCCGGCCGGCGCCCGCGTTCGCGGCAAGGTGCGTAACCTCACCAACTACGGCGCATTCGTCGAGCTGGAAGAAGGCATCGACGGTATGGTTCACGTCTCCGACATGTCCTGGACCCGCAAGGTCAACCACCCGAGTGAAGTGGTCAAGAAGGGCGACGAGATCAACGCCATCGTCCTCGACGTCGACAGCGACAACCAGCGCATCTCCCTCGGCATGAAGCAGCTCATGGAAGACCCATGGGACAACATCGAGCAATACTTCAAGATCGGCGACATCGTGCAGGGCAAGGTTTCCAAGCTCACCGGCTACGGTGCGTTCATCGAGCTCGAGCACGGCATCGACGGCCTGGTTCACATCAGCCAGATCGCCGAAGATCACGTGGAGAAGATCAAGGACGTCCTCGACGAAGGTCAGGAAGTTTCCGCCCGCGTTATCAAGATCGACATCGAAGAGCGCCGCGTAGGCCTGTCGATCAAGGCTGCTGCCTACGACAGCGACCAGCTCGCCGCCGAAGTTGCTGCCTTCGACCGCATCCAGGACAGTGGTCAAATGACCTCCTTGGGCGACATCCTCGACGAAGCCACCAAGGGCTAA
- a CDS encoding DUF4112 domain-containing protein encodes MLQQTRSLQRSSQSNEKASPKSRASRVVANIMDDCIRIPGTDWRIGLDPIIGLIPGWGDSAGAAAGGVILWAGLREGLPTIALMRMGVNVVINTVFGAIPVLGDLFSAWFKSNRRNYDILQKHIGQKRRPKAIDYGVVIGFAVIVVAMLAAIIWFSLELINAALTMLGF; translated from the coding sequence ATGTTACAGCAGACACGATCTCTTCAACGCAGCAGTCAGTCCAACGAAAAGGCCTCGCCGAAGTCCCGGGCCTCGCGGGTCGTGGCCAACATCATGGACGACTGCATCCGCATTCCTGGAACTGATTGGCGTATCGGACTCGACCCAATCATAGGCCTCATCCCGGGGTGGGGCGACAGCGCGGGTGCCGCAGCGGGGGGCGTCATCCTCTGGGCCGGTCTGCGAGAGGGTTTGCCGACGATCGCCCTTATGCGAATGGGCGTTAATGTGGTCATCAATACCGTGTTTGGCGCGATACCGGTGTTGGGGGACCTTTTTTCAGCTTGGTTTAAATCTAACCGCCGGAACTATGATATTTTGCAAAAGCATATCGGTCAAAAGCGCCGTCCAAAGGCAATAGATTATGGCGTGGTGATCGGTTTTGCCGTCATCGTGGTGGCCATGTTGGCAGCTATTATCTGGTTTTCGCTGGAGCTGATTAACGCCGCGCTGACGATGCTGGGCTTCTAA
- a CDS encoding class II fumarate hydratase — MRIEKDSMGAMEVPEDALYGASTQRAVLNFPISGRSMPEGFIRGLGIVKAACATANEQLDRLSKEKADYIRQVCAEVAEGKLSEHFPVDVFQTGSGTSSNMNLNEVVANRAAQLAGKPIGGKDPVHPNDDVNLGQSSNDIVPTVLHVSLAVSIKENLVPALKHLHHALDEKAKEFADVIKIGRTHLMDATPVSLGQEFSGYAHQLAKAVVRAEECIDRLEELAIGGTTVGTGLNCHPEFSGKVCAILAEETGIGFREAENHFEAQAARDDCVEVAGILTTIAASLTKVANDIRLLGSGPRSGLGEISLPPTQPGSSIMPGKVNPVMSEMLVQVCMYVMGHSNTVAMAGRDGHFELNVTIPLIAHCLHESVTCLSNGARTFADKCVDDITPNTKVCQELVERSLMLVTALNPFIGYDKAAHVAKRAFKEGKTLKDILLDEQLMEEAQIDQALDPTRMI, encoded by the coding sequence ATGCGCATCGAAAAAGACTCAATGGGCGCCATGGAGGTGCCCGAAGACGCACTTTACGGCGCCTCGACGCAGCGCGCGGTGCTGAACTTTCCCATCAGTGGACGGTCGATGCCCGAGGGCTTTATCCGCGGGTTGGGCATCGTCAAAGCCGCCTGCGCGACGGCCAATGAACAGCTCGACCGCCTCTCCAAGGAGAAGGCCGACTACATCCGCCAAGTCTGCGCCGAGGTAGCCGAGGGCAAGCTCAGCGAGCACTTCCCGGTGGACGTTTTTCAGACCGGTAGCGGCACCTCGTCCAACATGAATCTCAACGAAGTCGTCGCCAACCGCGCAGCGCAACTGGCGGGCAAACCCATTGGCGGAAAGGACCCGGTCCATCCGAATGACGACGTCAACCTCGGCCAATCCTCCAACGACATTGTGCCGACGGTGCTCCATGTTTCGCTCGCGGTTTCGATCAAGGAAAACCTCGTGCCCGCACTTAAGCACCTACACCACGCGCTGGACGAAAAGGCCAAGGAATTTGCCGACGTCATCAAAATCGGCCGCACGCACCTGATGGACGCCACCCCTGTCTCGCTCGGGCAGGAGTTTTCCGGCTATGCCCACCAGCTGGCCAAGGCCGTCGTCCGCGCCGAAGAGTGCATCGACCGCCTGGAAGAGCTCGCCATTGGCGGCACCACCGTCGGCACGGGCCTCAATTGCCACCCTGAATTTTCGGGCAAGGTCTGCGCGATCTTGGCGGAGGAAACCGGCATCGGCTTCCGCGAGGCCGAGAACCACTTTGAGGCGCAGGCCGCGCGCGACGACTGCGTGGAAGTCGCCGGGATTTTAACCACGATCGCGGCCAGCCTGACCAAGGTTGCCAACGATATTCGCCTGCTCGGCAGCGGCCCCCGCAGCGGCCTGGGCGAAATTAGCCTGCCGCCGACGCAGCCGGGCTCCAGCATCATGCCAGGCAAGGTCAACCCCGTCATGAGCGAGATGCTCGTGCAGGTCTGCATGTATGTGATGGGCCATAGCAACACTGTCGCCATGGCCGGGCGCGACGGCCACTTCGAGCTCAACGTCACGATCCCGCTCATCGCCCATTGCCTACATGAGAGCGTGACCTGCCTCAGCAACGGCGCCCGCACCTTTGCTGACAAATGCGTGGACGACATCACGCCAAACACCAAAGTCTGCCAGGAGCTGGTCGAGCGCAGCTTGATGCTCGTCACCGCACTGAACCCCTTCATCGGCTACGACAAGGCCGCCCATGTCGCCAAGCGCGCCTTCAAGGAAGGCAAAACGCTCAAGGATATCCTCCTCGACGAGCAGCTCATGGAAGAAGCCCAAATCGATCAGGCACTCGACCCGACACGGATGATTTGA
- the nadA gene encoding quinolinate synthase NadA, protein MMAVLDYEPLVFKPRPTGDAPLSAIQEEILKLKQERNAVILAHNYQIDAIQQVADYVGDSLGLSYKAEEADADVIVFCGVHFMAETAKIVNPGKTVLLPEMDAGCSLSDSCPPEKLKAYQDANPGLYTVAYINCSAGVKALSDVICTSGNAMKIADRIPADREILFVPDQNLGQWVSKQLDRPMRLWPGSCYAHVLFTTRAIEKVKLKFPGAPVVAHPECVEAVRDLADEVCSTEKMVGFCKSHPSDTIIVVTETGMIHRLQREIPEKTFVAGPTDTCACNDCRYMKMNTVEKLRDCLRDMSPEIKMDEQVRQAAYAPIKRMLEWSK, encoded by the coding sequence ATCATGGCAGTCCTTGATTACGAACCATTGGTCTTTAAACCGCGTCCCACGGGGGATGCGCCGCTGTCGGCTATTCAGGAGGAAATCCTGAAGCTGAAGCAGGAGCGCAACGCCGTCATCCTCGCGCACAATTACCAGATCGACGCTATCCAGCAGGTGGCCGATTACGTGGGCGATTCGCTGGGGCTGTCCTACAAGGCCGAGGAGGCTGATGCCGATGTGATCGTCTTTTGCGGCGTGCACTTCATGGCCGAAACCGCGAAAATCGTCAACCCCGGCAAAACCGTGCTCCTGCCGGAGATGGACGCAGGTTGCTCGCTCTCGGACAGCTGTCCGCCGGAAAAGCTCAAGGCCTACCAGGACGCCAATCCCGGCCTCTACACCGTGGCCTACATCAACTGCTCGGCCGGCGTGAAGGCGCTGAGCGACGTCATTTGCACCAGCGGCAACGCCATGAAAATCGCCGACCGCATCCCGGCCGACCGCGAGATCCTGTTCGTGCCCGACCAAAACCTCGGCCAGTGGGTCAGCAAGCAGCTTGACCGCCCGATGCGTCTGTGGCCCGGGAGCTGTTACGCGCACGTTCTGTTCACCACCCGCGCCATTGAGAAGGTGAAGCTCAAGTTCCCCGGCGCGCCCGTCGTCGCGCACCCCGAGTGCGTGGAGGCCGTCCGCGACCTGGCCGACGAAGTTTGCTCGACCGAAAAGATGGTCGGCTTTTGCAAGAGCCACCCGTCGGACACGATCATCGTCGTCACCGAGACAGGCATGATCCACCGCCTCCAGCGCGAGATTCCGGAGAAGACCTTCGTCGCCGGCCCCACGGACACGTGTGCGTGCAACGACTGCCGCTACATGAAGATGAACACCGTGGAAAAACTCCGCGACTGCCTGCGCGACATGTCCCCCGAAATCAAGATGGACGAGCAAGTCCGCCAAGCCGCCTATGCTCCGATTAAGCGCATGCTGGAGTGGTCGAAGTAG
- a CDS encoding immunity protein Imm33 domain-containing protein, with translation MKKPTFSAPTAISQIAMSLARFIDTQFEAGAKFEAEQYLQFGWMQFKIEDFDGELQILAPAPGKSPIEFQPDCSDALNLILRQRYVCDSFGVEMLECHLGSSIICIRDFEVRNKLFIDRLDAPKEHASGWFLGAQDSELSPNEAENLELRSLWEIACRYPDFVDFFLLPQHWQVILEDDGPVVSRAYEKATAKPGSYYADKYQR, from the coding sequence ATGAAAAAACCCACTTTTTCCGCCCCTACGGCGATTAGCCAGATTGCCATGTCGCTCGCTCGTTTTATCGACACGCAGTTCGAGGCGGGGGCCAAGTTTGAGGCCGAGCAATACCTACAGTTTGGCTGGATGCAGTTTAAGATCGAAGACTTCGACGGTGAGCTGCAAATCCTCGCGCCCGCCCCTGGCAAGTCGCCCATCGAATTCCAGCCAGACTGCTCTGACGCGCTCAACCTGATCCTTCGTCAACGCTACGTGTGCGACAGCTTTGGCGTCGAGATGCTGGAGTGCCACTTGGGCTCATCGATCATCTGCATTCGCGATTTCGAGGTGCGCAACAAGCTGTTTATCGACCGCCTAGACGCCCCCAAGGAGCACGCCTCGGGGTGGTTCCTCGGCGCGCAGGACAGCGAACTCAGCCCTAACGAAGCGGAAAATCTTGAGCTGCGCAGCCTCTGGGAAATCGCCTGCCGCTACCCGGACTTCGTCGACTTCTTTCTCCTGCCGCAGCACTGGCAAGTCATCCTCGAAGACGACGGCCCTGTCGTCAGCCGCGCCTACGAAAAAGCCACCGCGAAACCGGGTTCCTACTACGCGGATAAGTATCAGCGTTGA
- a CDS encoding EVE domain-containing protein, with amino-acid sequence MPRKYWLIKSEPDVFSIEDLKNCPNGTEPWDGIRNYQARNFMRDEWQVGDQILFYHSNTTPPGVVGLAEVAGEPEPDPLAWDKKSNYYDEKASPENPRWVRVPVKYVDTFPRTVTLDELKSEDKLAEMRVVQRGNRLSINPVTKAEFEHICKLAKKKAK; translated from the coding sequence ATGCCCCGCAAATACTGGCTAATCAAATCCGAGCCCGACGTCTTCTCCATCGAGGACCTCAAGAACTGCCCCAACGGCACCGAGCCCTGGGACGGCATTCGCAACTACCAGGCGCGTAACTTCATGCGCGACGAGTGGCAGGTCGGCGACCAGATCCTTTTCTACCACTCCAACACCACGCCTCCCGGTGTGGTGGGCTTGGCCGAGGTAGCGGGAGAGCCCGAGCCAGACCCCCTCGCCTGGGACAAAAAGAGCAACTACTACGACGAAAAAGCCTCGCCCGAAAACCCGCGCTGGGTCCGCGTGCCCGTCAAATACGTCGACACCTTCCCGCGCACCGTGACCCTCGATGAGCTCAAGTCCGAAGACAAGCTCGCGGAAATGCGCGTCGTCCAACGCGGCAACCGCTTGTCCATTAACCCCGTCACCAAGGCCGAGTTCGAACACATCTGCAAGCTGGCCAAGAAGAAGGCCAAGTAG
- the proS gene encoding proline--tRNA ligase: protein MGKAKTAITPTRVEDYPEWYQQVIKAADMAENSPVRGCMVIKPWGYTLWENIQRVLDGMFKDTGHVNAYFPLFIPKSFLEREAKHVDGFAKECAVVTHSRLVDDGQGGLKPDGELEEPLIVRPTSETIIGASYAKWVQSYRDLPIMINQWANVVRWEMRTRLFLRTAEFLWQEGHTAHATSEEAMIETRQMLDVYADFAENWMAMPVIKGEKTEGERFPGADHTYSIEAMMQDRKALQAGTSHFLGQNFAKGCGIQFLSEEGKQEFAWTTSWGVSTRLVGGLIMTHSDDDGLVLPPKLAPKQVIILPVLHKAEDPNAILEYCDGIKKELEGQLFAGRAIQVEIDKRDLRGGDKRWEWVKKGAPIILEVGPRDMANGSVFAFRRDTGEKAGVNRDEFCATAVNRLNEIQDNLLARAKAHREENTREINSKEEFIEFFTPENKDKPEIHGGFAMAHWGGSAEDEDALAKEYKVTIRCVPLADGEPGVCPFTGNPSPKRVVFAKSY, encoded by the coding sequence ATGGGCAAAGCGAAGACAGCCATTACCCCCACGCGGGTCGAAGACTACCCGGAGTGGTATCAGCAAGTGATCAAGGCCGCCGACATGGCGGAAAACTCGCCAGTGCGCGGGTGCATGGTCATCAAGCCATGGGGGTATACCCTCTGGGAAAACATCCAGCGCGTGCTGGACGGCATGTTTAAGGACACCGGCCACGTCAACGCCTACTTCCCGCTGTTCATCCCTAAGAGCTTCCTCGAGCGCGAGGCCAAGCACGTCGACGGCTTCGCCAAGGAATGCGCCGTGGTCACCCATTCGCGCCTGGTCGATGACGGGCAGGGTGGGCTCAAGCCCGACGGCGAGCTGGAAGAACCGCTCATCGTTCGGCCGACATCGGAAACGATCATCGGTGCGAGCTATGCGAAGTGGGTCCAGAGCTACCGCGATTTGCCCATCATGATTAACCAGTGGGCTAACGTCGTTCGCTGGGAGATGCGCACGCGACTCTTTCTGCGCACGGCGGAGTTCCTCTGGCAGGAAGGGCACACCGCGCACGCGACCAGCGAGGAGGCGATGATTGAGACGCGCCAGATGCTCGACGTCTACGCGGACTTCGCGGAAAACTGGATGGCCATGCCGGTCATCAAGGGTGAGAAGACCGAGGGCGAACGTTTCCCCGGTGCCGACCACACGTATTCCATCGAGGCCATGATGCAGGACCGCAAGGCGCTGCAGGCCGGCACCAGCCACTTCCTCGGGCAGAACTTCGCCAAGGGTTGCGGCATTCAATTTCTCTCGGAAGAGGGTAAGCAAGAGTTTGCCTGGACGACCTCTTGGGGTGTGTCGACGCGTCTCGTGGGCGGCCTGATCATGACGCATTCCGACGACGACGGCCTCGTGCTTCCGCCGAAGCTTGCGCCAAAGCAGGTTATCATCTTGCCCGTGCTCCACAAGGCCGAGGACCCCAACGCGATCCTCGAATACTGCGACGGCATCAAGAAGGAGCTGGAAGGCCAACTCTTTGCCGGACGCGCGATCCAGGTGGAGATCGACAAGCGCGACCTACGCGGCGGCGACAAGCGCTGGGAGTGGGTCAAGAAGGGTGCCCCGATCATCCTCGAGGTCGGCCCGCGCGACATGGCCAATGGCAGCGTGTTTGCCTTCCGCCGCGATACCGGCGAGAAGGCTGGTGTCAACCGCGACGAATTCTGCGCGACTGCCGTTAACCGCCTCAACGAGATTCAGGACAACCTTCTGGCCCGTGCCAAGGCCCATCGCGAGGAGAACACCCGCGAGATCAATTCCAAGGAAGAGTTCATCGAGTTCTTCACGCCGGAAAACAAGGACAAGCCCGAGATCCATGGCGGTTTTGCTATGGCGCACTGGGGCGGCTCGGCGGAGGATGAAGATGCGCTGGCGAAGGAATACAAGGTGACGATTCGCTGTGTGCCCTTGGCCGACGGCGAGCCCGGCGTTTGCCCCTTTACGGGGAATCCGAGCCCGAAGCGCGTGGTCTTTGCGAAGTCTTACTAA
- a CDS encoding phytanoyl-CoA dioxygenase family protein, with protein sequence MNLDEDGFGSFSLALPSSLTDELCAGVFVAERAGSRCLLHVGAVANAAKQVREALSDAGYLTRAAVAIQAIAFDKTPATNWKVPWHQDVLFPFAEKVTAAGYDQACVKDGVDFARPPLTVLESMLAVRVHLDDCGADNGALRVAPGSHRLGILKGAEIASSVSVCGERVCSAKAGVALLMKPLLLHASSPATSPRHRRVLHLVYYDGPPVAERWHRVV encoded by the coding sequence ATGAATTTGGACGAAGATGGCTTTGGCAGTTTTTCGCTGGCATTGCCATCGTCGTTAACGGATGAGCTGTGCGCAGGTGTCTTCGTCGCTGAGCGCGCGGGGTCCCGCTGTCTGCTGCACGTTGGGGCGGTGGCCAATGCAGCCAAGCAAGTGCGTGAAGCTTTGTCTGATGCAGGTTATTTGACGCGAGCCGCTGTCGCAATCCAGGCTATCGCTTTTGATAAAACTCCCGCGACGAACTGGAAAGTACCCTGGCATCAGGATGTGTTGTTTCCTTTCGCTGAAAAGGTGACCGCAGCCGGTTATGACCAAGCCTGCGTCAAAGATGGTGTTGATTTCGCGCGCCCACCCTTGACTGTGTTGGAATCAATGCTGGCGGTGAGGGTTCATCTGGATGATTGCGGCGCTGACAACGGGGCACTGCGGGTTGCGCCCGGAAGCCACCGCCTAGGCATTTTGAAAGGTGCGGAAATTGCGAGCAGTGTATCGGTTTGCGGTGAGCGGGTGTGTTCCGCTAAAGCCGGTGTCGCACTGCTGATGAAGCCGCTGCTGCTCCATGCGTCTTCCCCCGCTACCAGCCCGCGCCATCGCAGGGTGTTGCACCTGGTCTATTATGATGGACCGCCCGTGGCGGAGCGTTGGCATCGAGTCGTGTAG
- a CDS encoding LamG-like jellyroll fold domain-containing protein: MYSNTPSYFTPKSFILGGAIVAFLLSSSANAVLVHEYSASLDFPGNGSWTDEVGSVNLTFTGGTTSPVDVSGNSSYFSAAYAFGGSITGGSAGTNWNAVAGSSSSYEMWIRPNAIPIGTRQTLLEIGNPFFGMSFSLDTDGSILALLKQGGTNSLPTIVLNTSDVSSLLTSGEFVQVVLTVDKNDPGSGIQTTGTLYVNGGQQASLTFDGDIDLVSSNPGGIARFSYDQMGGAQRDAGNPYSQNTFSNYEGEISLLRLYDNAMSAGEVQAVYDSIAIPEPQTYWIVGCIGALLIVRGMVRRKRS, translated from the coding sequence ATGTACTCAAATACCCCCTCTTACTTCACCCCTAAGTCATTCATTCTTGGCGGCGCGATTGTTGCCTTTTTGCTGTCGAGCTCTGCCAATGCGGTTTTGGTGCACGAATACAGCGCATCATTGGACTTTCCGGGCAACGGATCTTGGACCGACGAAGTCGGCTCGGTCAATTTGACATTTACCGGTGGCACGACCAGCCCGGTCGATGTTAGTGGTAACAGCAGCTACTTTAGCGCGGCCTACGCCTTCGGTGGCTCGATTACCGGTGGCAGTGCCGGCACCAACTGGAACGCCGTTGCGGGTAGTTCTTCGAGCTACGAGATGTGGATTCGCCCGAATGCCATACCGATTGGCACGCGGCAAACGCTGCTTGAGATTGGCAATCCGTTCTTTGGAATGTCATTTTCGCTGGATACCGATGGCTCCATACTTGCTTTGTTGAAGCAGGGCGGCACGAATTCGCTGCCGACCATTGTGCTGAATACCTCGGATGTGAGTAGCTTACTGACTAGTGGCGAGTTTGTGCAGGTCGTTTTGACCGTTGATAAAAATGATCCCGGCTCCGGCATTCAAACGACTGGTACACTCTATGTGAATGGTGGGCAGCAGGCATCGCTTACCTTTGATGGTGATATTGACTTAGTCTCATCGAATCCTGGCGGCATCGCGCGCTTTTCTTACGACCAAATGGGGGGTGCGCAGCGTGACGCTGGCAACCCGTATTCGCAGAATACTTTTTCCAACTACGAGGGCGAGATATCGCTCTTGCGCTTGTATGACAATGCGATGTCTGCAGGTGAAGTTCAGGCGGTTTACGACTCCATCGCGATTCCCGAGCCGCAAACTTATTGGATCGTTGGGTGCATCGGTGCGTTGCTGATTGTGCGCGGAATGGTTCGCCGCAAGCGTAGCTAG
- a CDS encoding prepilin-type N-terminal cleavage/methylation domain-containing protein encodes MNNQPSPKNQYTGQNAGFTLVEIMIVVVIIGTLAAIAIPAFQKVRQSSQGTTLGENLQSFRDALYLYDMEEGSLPAAMDADLLTWMPEAWGTNPPIEGSYTYAGSGSNANITFTASGTLNADIAGSIDSKFDDGNLATGLFRSTGNTLTIHVYDPDA; translated from the coding sequence ATGAACAATCAGCCATCCCCCAAGAACCAATACACCGGGCAAAACGCCGGTTTTACCTTGGTAGAAATCATGATCGTGGTGGTCATCATCGGCACTCTAGCTGCGATCGCCATCCCTGCATTCCAGAAGGTTCGCCAGAGTAGCCAAGGCACGACACTCGGCGAGAACCTGCAGTCATTCCGTGACGCCTTGTATCTTTATGACATGGAAGAAGGCTCTCTGCCGGCCGCCATGGATGCCGACCTCCTCACCTGGATGCCGGAAGCCTGGGGCACGAACCCTCCGATCGAGGGCAGCTATACCTATGCTGGCTCGGGTAGCAATGCCAACATCACTTTCACCGCCTCCGGCACCCTGAACGCAGACATCGCTGGTTCGATCGACTCAAAATTCGACGATGGCAACCTCGCCACAGGCCTGTTCCGTTCCACCGGCAACACCCTCACCATCCACGTCTACGATCCGGACGCATAA
- the thiD gene encoding bifunctional hydroxymethylpyrimidine kinase/phosphomethylpyrimidine kinase, translated as MTQSVALTIATSDSGSGAGIQADLKTFTACQVYGVTAFAALTAQNPDGVSAIHELPADFLRAQLNQLASYFNISAAKTGMLFSEPLIEVSAQLIAERKIPTVVDPVMVSTSGARLLKESAIEVLKKELLPRATLITPNLDEAAVLLGWRPENPSQMRDAARQLNQQFGAAILLKGGHLEGNQLIDILQLPDGESVEIASNRIPGVDTHGSGCTLSAAIAAYLAQGKTLIEATQKGHAYLQQGMERPLQLDNKCFIRHFP; from the coding sequence ATGACACAGTCAGTTGCACTTACCATCGCCACCAGCGACAGCGGCTCAGGTGCCGGTATCCAAGCCGATCTGAAGACTTTCACCGCCTGCCAGGTCTATGGCGTCACTGCATTTGCCGCGTTGACCGCGCAGAATCCTGACGGCGTCTCCGCCATCCACGAGCTCCCCGCAGATTTCCTGCGCGCACAGTTGAACCAGCTCGCCAGCTACTTCAACATTTCGGCTGCCAAAACGGGCATGCTTTTTTCCGAACCATTGATCGAAGTATCCGCGCAATTGATTGCGGAGAGAAAGATTCCCACCGTCGTCGATCCCGTCATGGTTTCAACCAGCGGTGCACGCCTCCTTAAAGAAAGTGCTATCGAAGTCCTCAAAAAAGAACTCCTTCCACGCGCAACTCTGATTACCCCCAATCTCGATGAAGCCGCCGTTCTCTTGGGCTGGCGTCCCGAAAACCCATCTCAAATGCGCGACGCCGCCCGCCAACTCAATCAACAGTTCGGCGCGGCAATCTTGCTCAAAGGGGGGCATCTTGAGGGCAATCAGTTGATCGACATCCTGCAACTTCCTGATGGCGAGTCGGTGGAGATCGCCAGCAATCGCATTCCTGGCGTCGACACCCACGGAAGTGGCTGCACGCTCTCGGCGGCCATCGCCGCCTATCTGGCTCAGGGTAAAACACTGATCGAAGCCACCCAAAAGGGACACGCCTACCTACAGCAAGGCATGGAGCGCCCTCTACAGCTTGATAACAAGTGCTTCATTCGCCATTTTCCGTGA